The Fulvivirga maritima genome segment CATAATCATTGTTAAAATCATTACCCACTGTTAATGTACCTCCGTTAATATTAACAATACCTCTAGTCACCTCACCACCTTGCGGGTTGATTCCATTATTAAAATCACCGGCAACATAAAAGGAAGCTCCATCTTCAATATTAAAATCTGCCTGAAAGTCATTATTAATATCTCCACCCACATTTATGCTAGTGCCTTGGCCTTCTGCAGTGAATTTAGATCCATCTTCTGTTTGTAAATCTCCAGAAACTGTTGCTGTACTGCCATTAGAAAATTCCATTTTGGCATGAAATCCATTAAATAAAACTGTTGTGGTGTTTGGTAGCTCTAGGCTGGAATTATCAAAAGTGGTTTCGGCTTCATCCATATTAGTAAAACTGCCATTAACTAGTAAAGCAGATTCGTTGATGAATTTGGCTTTCGCTTTATTATAGATTGTCATTTTTCCACCAACCGTTAAAGTAGTATGATCTAAGTCAAGGTTGCTGCCATCTGGGCCGATAAAACCAAAGTCTAGTCCTACTTCAATTTCACTATTTTTTACTTTTAAGCTGGTTTGTGATGCTGTTTTGAAATGGCCAGTGGTTTTAATGGAAGAATTATCAATTCTTAAAGAGCCTGTTTGCGTATTGTCTACAAAATCTCCACCAATGTTAATTTGGGAATCATCTATATCCAGTCCGCCGTGATATCCTGTGTTAAAATTATTTGTAACATTTAATGTAGTCTGATCAAGGCCTAAGGTAATATCATTTCCCATAGAAACAGAATTGACGTTCATCACTCCACCAGAAATAGTAATGTTTGTACTGCCACTATTTCTAAGCTGGCCACCAACGGTAATAGATGCGCCTGCTTCTATAACCAGGTTTCCGCTAAGCGTGAAGTCTCCAGATATAATAATGTGAGAACCGGAAGGTATAATACAAGCTCCGGAGTGGTAACAGATCCATTTACATCAGAGGAAGGGCATTGGGCAAAGGCAAAGTGTGATGTGAATGAAATGATAAATAATAAGGCATAATGTCTTAAATAAGGCATGAGTAATGTAATTAAAGCCAAAAAATTCAGGTTGTAGTTTAAATAATATTGCTAGATACAAAAATGACGCGGGAGGGCTTAAAATAATTATGTGAATGGGTGTTAAATTGAGTAATCGGATGTTAAGGTATGTTGAATGGAATTGATTAAAAATTAAACAAAATATAATAATATAAGATTGTTAATATATTTAGATTAATAGTGTTATGTAATTTGTAATTGTAATTAATAAATAAAATATATTGAATTTATAATCTTGTAGATATGTGTCATATTAACGTTATTGCCACTAAAATGGTGTTGTTTAGTCAACTTTTTTACGGTTATCTTCTGATTGTGAGATGCTAATAACTGTTTATGCAAATTTTCAACTAATTATGAACGTCGCTTATATTAATAGTGCATGGTTCATGTAAGTTTTGATTGTTTTATGAGTTTTAGGTAACTTTTTTTAAAGTCGATCGTTTTACTTACTATTGTAATAGTATTACTATCATTTTGATATGAAAGACTTGCGAATTGAGATTCAGGTTAACTCTTGTACTTATTTAAAGGACCCACTGTCTAGTACATTAGGCAAGAAGATTATCTCTGGAAGTATAGATTTGATTAATAATCTGGGCTTTGAAAGCTTTACCTTTAAAAAGCTGGCCTTGAGGATTGGTTCCACGGAGGCTTCTATTTATAGGTATTTTGAGAGTAAACATAAGTTGCTTTTGTATCTCACCTCATGGTACTGGGCGTGGATGGAATACAGGCTGGTGTTTCTTCTGGCTAATATTTCATCACCCATAAAAAAGTTAGATCTTTCGCTTGAAGCGCTAACTGAAGAGGTGAAAGAAGACAAAAGTATTTCGCATATTAATGAGCGAAAGTTATATAAGATTGTTATTAATGAATCTGCTAAGGCTTATTATACTAAAGAGGTAGATAAGGAGAATAAGGACGGTGTTTTCCTCGGATTAAAGAACTTGGTGGATCGGGTTAGTGACATTATTTTGGAAATAGATCCTCAATATCCATTTCCGCATATGTTGGTCTCTACAGTAATTGAGGGAGGGCATCATCAACGCTATTTTGCTGAACATTTCCCCAGACTTACTGATACGGTGGGGCAGGGAGATGCTATTACTCAGTTTTATAAAGATTTAGTCTTTGGAGCATTGAAAATTAATTTATGAAAGAAAATACATCTACACTTACACCTACACAGCGGTTTTGGAGGTTACTAAAACCAGATAGAAAAGAGATAAAGAACGTTTATCTGTATTCTATATTTAATGGGTTGGTAAGCTTGTCACTTCCGTTAGGAATTCAGGCTATTGTAAACTTTATCCAAGGGGGGCAGATAAGCACTTCATGGGTGGTTCTTGTGTTTTTGGTAGTATTGGGTATAGCTGTTTCTGGTGTACTTCAGATTTATCAATTAAGGATTACGGAGAATCTTCAGCAGAAGATATTTTCAAGAGCGGCTTTTGAGTTTGCTTATAGAATGCCCAGAACCAAGATGGAAAGCTTGTACAAGCACTATGCTCCTGAATTGATGAATCGCTTTTTTGATATTATATCGGTACAAAAAGGCCTTTCTAAAATATTAATAGACTTTTCTGTAGCGTTGCTCAATGTTGTGTTCGGTCTCTTATTACTTTCATTTTACCATTCATTCTTTATTCTGTTTAGCGTTATTTTGGTTATTCTGGTAGTCGTGATTATCCGGTTTACGGGTAAAAAAGGTATGGCAACTAGTTTAAAAGAGTCGAAATATAAGTATAAGGTAGCTTACTGGTTAGAGGAGCTGGCAAGAACTAACACTACTTTTAAGTTGGTAGGTAATACAGATTTGCCTTTAGAAAAAGTGGATACGCATGTAAGCAATTATCTGGAATCTAGAGAGAATCACTTTAAGATTTTAGTTCAGCAGTATTCGTTAATGGTGGTTTTTAAAGTATTGGTAGCCACAGGCTTATTAGCCATAGGCGGAGTACTGGTCATGGAGCAGCAGATGAATATAGGTCAGTTTATTGCCGCTGAGATTATTATTCTTACCGTAATGGTGGCTGTGGAGAAATTAATCAGAAGCCTTGAGACTATTTATGATGTTTTAACTTCTCTGGAAAAAATAGCTCAGGTTACAGACATGGAGCTGGAAAAAACCGAAGGCGTAGACTTTACTAAAGAAGTGAATGGTAACGGACTGTCCTTAGATTTGGAAAAAGTCACTTTTGCTTATCCTGATCAACAAAATCCCGTATTGCAAGACGTGAATTTATCAATAGAATCAGGAGAAAGGGTAGTGATAAGTGGAGATAATAATTCTGGCAAACGGACTTTGCTGTATGTTATTGCGGGTCTTTATAAGGTGCAAAAAGGCACAATAGCCTATCAGGGGTTGCCGATTGGTAACTTGAATATAAGTTCGCTAAGAACAGTATTTGGTGATTATTTGTCACAAGAGCAGTTGTTTGAAGGTACTGTAATGGAAAATATTACTATGGGCCGAAAGAACGTAAGCTTTGAAGAGGTGAAGTGGGCCATAAAAAATCTTAATCTGGAAGAATTTATAAAGGGACTTTCAAAAGGATATGACACTGAGCTAGATGCGCAAGGAAATAAGCTGCCAGGCAGTATCGCTCAAAAGTTATTGCTAGCCAGAAGTATTGTGGGTAATCCTAAGTTGTTGATTTTAGAAGATCTGTATATGCACTTAGATGAAGAGGAGTATAGAAGAGTGATTGATTTTCTCATAGATAAAAGTCATCCGTGGACTTTGGTGGCCATTTCTTCCGAATATTACTTTACCAGTAAGTCTGATAAGGTAATAATCATGGAAAACGGAAAAGTGAGTAAAAGTGGAAAGTACACTGAATTAAAATCATTTTTAAACCTTAAAAACAACGGCCATGCTTAATATTTCTGTTAATAGTGTAAGAGATAAAATTGACCGTACTAAGTACAGTGCTCTTAATCTGGTAGAGAATAAGGTATCTGGTAGGGTGTTTTTAAGGATTATTAGTTTTACGCTGATTGCTGTGGTAATCATCATGTTTTTTCCATGGACTCAGAATATTAACTCAGGCGGTAATGTAACTGCCCTGCGGCCTGATCAAAGACCACAGACTATTCATTCTATAATAGCAGGTAGAATAGAAAAGTGGTACGTGCAGGAGGGGGATTTTGTGGCGAAAGGAGATACTATTCTTTTCATTTCAGAGGTAAAAGATAATTATTTTGATCCGCAATTGCTTTCAAGAACTCAGGAGCAGCTAAAAGCCAAAGAAATGGCGGTGAAGTCTTATATGGAAAAGGTTAAAGCTCTTGATAATCAGATAGATGCTTTAGCTACTACCAGTGATCTTAAGTTGGAGCAAGCTAAAAACAAATTAAAGCAAGCCCACTTAAAAGTACAGAGTGATAGTATTGGCTACGAAGCGGCTATAACTAATTATAACATTGCCAAAGAGCAGTATGGAAGACAAGAGCAGTTATATAATGATGGCTTGAAATCGCTGACGGATCTGGAAAAGCGTAAGCTGACTTTACAAAAGGCACAAGCGGATATGATTTCTTATGAGAACAAGTTGCTATCAAGCAAAAATGATGTGATTAATGCGAAAGTGGAGCTAACTTCTATAAGAACTAAATACAGGGAGAGCATAGCTAAAGCGGAATCAGATAAGTATTCGGCTATGTCTAATATGTATGATGCGGAGACTACCGTATCAAAACTGCAAAATCAATACATGAACTATTCAGTGAGAACGGGCATGTACTATATCACCGCTCCACAAAATGGCTATGTAACAAAGGCCATTCAAACGGGGATTGGTGAGACGATAAAGGAGGGGGCCAGTATTGTGAGTATAATGCCATCTGATTATACTTTGGCGGTAGAAATGTATGTTCGGCCTATTGATTTACCATTATTGGAAAAGGGACAACCAGTACGTATTCAGTTCGATGGCTGGCCGGCAGTAGTTTTTTCCGGATGGCCGAATACCAGTTATGGTACTTATGGTGGTAAAGTGTATGCCATAGATAATTTTATAAGTCCAAATGGTAAATACAGAGTGCTGGTAGAGCCAGACCCCGAAGATCATGAATGGCCTAAAGCGATAAGGGTAGGAGCAGGAACCAGAAATATGGTTTTACTGAAAGACGTGCCTATCTGGTATGAATTATGGCGACAAATCAACGGCTTCCCACCAGATTATTATAAAGCTAATCAGTCTGGTGCAGGCACAAGCGACAAGTCGTCAAAGGCTTCAGATAAATCAAAAAAATAGAAAACAGTCAATTATAAATATAAGCGCTAAATAGCTTATGAGCATAGTGAAGAAAGTAACCTGTATGTCTTTCATGCTGATGGTATTCATGATTACTATCAGTGAAGGGCAACAACAAAATATTGATTCAGCTACACTTACGCTGGAAGATTTTTTAGATATAGTTAGAACTAACCATCCAGTGGCTATTCAGGCTAATTTGCAGCCAGAGAAAGGAGAAGCAACTGTACGTCAGGCTCGCGGCGGGTTTGACCCGAAAGCAGCGGCGAAGGTGTCTGAAAAATACTTTAAAGATTATACGTATTACAGTAAAAACGACGTAGGCCTTAAGGTGCCTACCTGGTTTGGTATTGAGGCGAAGGCTGGCTATGAAGAAAATAAGGGTACTTATCTTAATCCTGAAAACAGCACTTCAGGAGCGGGCTTATGGTATGCCGGAGTATCTGTGCCAGTAGGAAAAGGTCTTTTTATAGATAAACGAAGAGCCGAGTTACGACAGGCACAAGTTTATCAGCAGAGCTCAGAAGCTGAAAGAAGATCTATGCTTAATGACTTGCAATACGAAGCAGGAAAGGCGTATTGGGAGTGGTTTAAATCATATCATAGCCTTAAGGTATATGTAGAGGGGCTGCAATTGGCCACTGAGAGATTTCTGGCTGTGAAGCAAAGTGTGAAGTATGGAGATAAGCCTGCCATAGATACTTTGGAGGCCTCTATACAGGTGCAAAACAGGCAATTATCATTACAGCAGGCGCGACTGGATTATTTGAATTCAACGGCATTGCTGTCTATATACTTATGGGCCGAAGGTGTGGTGCCACTTGAGTTGGATGAGTATACCGTTCCATCAGATTTAAGCGAAATTTCCGCTTTAGATGTCAACCTTGAATATAGAGATAGGATCAGTGAAATGGTAAATGCGCACCCTAAACTTCAGCTATATGAGTATAAAATTGCTGATTTGGATATACAGCAAAGGCTGAAAAGGGAGAATTTGAAACCCGAGCTTAACCTCAACTATAATGCTTTAAATGAAGCTATGGGATCAGATCCTACCGCAGGTTATAGTATGAATAATTACAAATGGGGGCTCGAATTTAGTTTTCCTATATTTTTAAGAAAAGAAAGAGGTGCATTGCAGCTGGCTGACTTGAAGATTAGAGAAGCTCAACTTTCCTTTACTCAGCAAAATGCACAGCTGATATATAAAGCCAACACAGCGTTAAATGCCTGGGATAACACCTTTGACCAGGCCAATACCTACGAGCAAACCGTAGAGAACTACAACCAACTGCTAACAGGAGAAAGAAAAAAAATACCAGGCAGGAGAGAGCTCACTATTTTTAGTTAACTACAGAGAAATGAGCTATATCAATGCCCGAATCAAATGGGTAGAACTGATCAGCAAGAACCGAAAAGCCAAAGTAGAAGCAGAGTATTCTTTGGGGCTTTTAGGTACAGGGATAGAAGAATAATTCCTTAGTATTTTGTAGTCTTTAACTAAGAACTTTCAAATGATCATTAGGGTTCATGACACGATTTTAAGACGTGTATCGTCGGTTTTAACTGTCGCTTGATTGTTGCCACTTGGCAACTATTTCCGATGCCTCGGGCTCGTTAAGTAAATATAATTTTCAATAGCTTTGCTTAAAATTAGATTAAGTCATGCCTGCCGCCGTCTTTTCAGTGTTTGGGTTTAGGAAATGTGGTGCAATATCGGCCAGTGGACTAAAGGAAAGTGATCACTCGAAGTGTGCCGAGCGATTGCAAGTGACTCCAAATAATTAGTTTATGAAAGCAAGATATAGGTCTGTAATTAAATTTATATTTCTAATCCCATTAATTACTACCTTAGGTTTGGTTTTAAAGATGAATTTACAATGGGAGGCAGGTATATACGCGTATACAGTCATTCTAGGAACATTGATATCAGGACTTATTGTATATGCTTTATTAATTTATTTGTTTAAATAATTTCTGAATTGGGGCTGTCTCGTCCAAAAATAAGCTTCGACTAGCCCAAACTGGCGCAAGTGTCCACTTGTGCCTATTTTGTTTTCAGTTATCTAGTTGTTCGTAGTCTGCAACTACGAGCTTTCAAATGATCAGGAGTGTCTCTGACACGGTATTAAAATATCCTTTCTGCTCAGCCAGCAGTACTGATCATTAATTCCCCGGCTGTCCACTCCGTTACGGTTGGAATGACGGTTTGATGTTGATTTATCCTTCCAAGAACTGGTTTTTGCGAATACAGCAAAGCGTAATGAAGCCATCTCGAAGTTACTTTTACAGTCCATTTCAGCCTGGGTTCCATAGCCTAATTATCTTTCCTTTTTTGCAATCGATCAAAAAATTAACAAAAAATCAAGGTGATTTTCTCTATTTGATGGTACCTGATTTTATCTATATTTACGCCTCTAACGAAGACCAGCAAGATATGGATGTTTATTTTGATGACCTTAAAGTAACCCATACCCTCGGTAACGTAGTATCAGGGGCAGATTTCTAACCCTTTGGTTTAATCATGACAGAAAGAAATATTACTCGCGAGAAATTTAGATACGGCTACTTCTTTTTTTATAGTCCTACCGGTACATATGCTCTTGAAACAGAATTACTAGTTATTCAACATTACGAAGGATTACCAGATAGAATTGATTATTCTCCTGATTTTGTTCTCACAAAAGAGATAGTAGATAGACATTGGCAAGGGGGATCAGGAGAAGATTTATATGTTAATCAAGCAAATATCCAATTACCAGGTGTAACAACCAAAGATTTTAATTCTATGGGCTATGAGTAATACAGGTCAGGTGTATGGTACACTTGATATGACATTGCTCAACCCTAAAACAGGAACGGTTAAGTTAGGCTATAGAAACCCAAATGTTAGTCCAAACGGGTTGGTAATGGATAGATACGATTTTACTTATGATGGCAGAAAGTTTCGTGATTTTGCTACGTGGGTTGGTAAACCCTCAGGTAAAGGAAATGCATTTGATATTCACGGTTATGGAGTGTCGAAAATTCCCGTGAAATAATTAGAGTAGGTAATGAAAAATAAATGGATTTTTATTTTAGCAATTTCAGCCATAGTGTGGGGAGTGTTAGCTCATCTCTGTCTGCTTCCCTCCCAGGAGCTAGCCCCTGGGAGGGAATTTTTTATTTTTTGGTTTGACTGGTTTTTAGTTCCAGTTCCAATCTTCCCTCAAATCTAATGGCTAATTGCTGCACCGTCAAACCCCAATTCCGCAAAGGTGAAGTCCATTTTTTCTCAATACGTCTGCAAACTAAGTAAACTAATTTCATCAAGGCCATATCACTGGTAAATGCTCCCTTACTCTTGGTAACTTTTCTTACTTGTCTATGAAAGCCCTCCACTGGATTTGTAGTGTATATTAACTTTCTTATGGGTTTACTGTAATCGAAATAAGTGCTAAGTAGTTCCCAGTTATCATTCCAAGATCGTATCACCACAGGATATTTCTTTCCCCATTTTTCTTCCAGTTCTAATAAAGCAGTCTCTGCCTGATCTTTTGTGTCTGCTTGATAAACTAATTTAAGATCTTGTATAAACACTTTCTGTTCTTTACTGGCTACATATTTCAAGCTATTTCGAATCTGATGAACTACACAAAGTTGAACATCTGTTTGTGGGTAGATGGAGTGTATCGCTTCACTAAAACCTTTCAAGTTATCAGTGCAGGCTATCAAAATATCTTTCAAGCCTCTATTTTGTAGCTCAGTAAGTATCTGAAGCCAAAAATTAGCTCCTTCGCTTTCTGATAGGTACATGCCCAATATCTCCTTGTTGCCCTGCTTATTGATCCCTAAAATATTATAAAGGGCTTTATGCTTCACCTTACCTTCATCTCGCACCTTGAAATGCATGGCATCTAGCCAAACAATACAATAGACCGATTCTAATGGCCTATTTTGCCACTCCTTTACTTTAGGGATCACTCGGTCTGTGATATCACTTAACACCTCTGTTGATATATTTGTGTCATACATCTCCTTGATGTGCTCTTGAATATCTCTCAAACTATTACCTAGCCCATACATGGCTATTATTTGCTTCTCAAGATTGTCTGCCAGTATACGCTGGCGTTTCTCTACTATTCTTGGCTCAAAGCTGCTATGACGATCTTGAGGAGTATTTATCTCAACGTCTCCTAAACTACTCT includes the following:
- a CDS encoding T9SS type A sorting domain-containing protein, producing MGNDITLGLDQTTLNVTNNFNTGYHGGLDIDDSQINIGGDFVDNTQTGSLRIDNSSIKTTGHFKTASQTSLKVKNSEIEVGLDFGFIGPDGSNLDLDHTTLTVGGKMTIYNKAKAKFINESALLVNGSFTNMDEAETTFDNSSLELPNTTTVLFNGFHAKMEFSNGSTATVSGDLQTEDGSKFTAEGQGTSINVGGDINNDFQADFNIEDGASFYVAGDFNNGINPQGGEVTRGIVNINGGTLTVGNDFNNDYGSNVDISDGGLLDIGNDINNDQAGSMDFGDGTIRYDGDINDPFNGVNGGDCPDGCCGTGCTPLPVSLIKYTATLSGSQVLNQWTSASEINNDYYTISRSFDGETFTPLATINGAGSKETQTEYSWVDTNFGMVRTYYQLSQTDFDGNQKVLDIKMIAPESNNTNETIILSPNPVTFAISYITIKNMALSNGTYEIVNMQGKTLIQSGFKNNRISINDLSPGVYLVNIQANNSTYKSKFLIL
- a CDS encoding TetR/AcrR family transcriptional regulator, with amino-acid sequence MKDLRIEIQVNSCTYLKDPLSSTLGKKIISGSIDLINNLGFESFTFKKLALRIGSTEASIYRYFESKHKLLLYLTSWYWAWMEYRLVFLLANISSPIKKLDLSLEALTEEVKEDKSISHINERKLYKIVINESAKAYYTKEVDKENKDGVFLGLKNLVDRVSDIILEIDPQYPFPHMLVSTVIEGGHHQRYFAEHFPRLTDTVGQGDAITQFYKDLVFGALKINL
- a CDS encoding peptidase domain-containing ABC transporter, encoding MKENTSTLTPTQRFWRLLKPDRKEIKNVYLYSIFNGLVSLSLPLGIQAIVNFIQGGQISTSWVVLVFLVVLGIAVSGVLQIYQLRITENLQQKIFSRAAFEFAYRMPRTKMESLYKHYAPELMNRFFDIISVQKGLSKILIDFSVALLNVVFGLLLLSFYHSFFILFSVILVILVVVIIRFTGKKGMATSLKESKYKYKVAYWLEELARTNTTFKLVGNTDLPLEKVDTHVSNYLESRENHFKILVQQYSLMVVFKVLVATGLLAIGGVLVMEQQMNIGQFIAAEIIILTVMVAVEKLIRSLETIYDVLTSLEKIAQVTDMELEKTEGVDFTKEVNGNGLSLDLEKVTFAYPDQQNPVLQDVNLSIESGERVVISGDNNSGKRTLLYVIAGLYKVQKGTIAYQGLPIGNLNISSLRTVFGDYLSQEQLFEGTVMENITMGRKNVSFEEVKWAIKNLNLEEFIKGLSKGYDTELDAQGNKLPGSIAQKLLLARSIVGNPKLLILEDLYMHLDEEEYRRVIDFLIDKSHPWTLVAISSEYYFTSKSDKVIIMENGKVSKSGKYTELKSFLNLKNNGHA
- a CDS encoding HlyD family secretion protein, which translates into the protein MLNISVNSVRDKIDRTKYSALNLVENKVSGRVFLRIISFTLIAVVIIMFFPWTQNINSGGNVTALRPDQRPQTIHSIIAGRIEKWYVQEGDFVAKGDTILFISEVKDNYFDPQLLSRTQEQLKAKEMAVKSYMEKVKALDNQIDALATTSDLKLEQAKNKLKQAHLKVQSDSIGYEAAITNYNIAKEQYGRQEQLYNDGLKSLTDLEKRKLTLQKAQADMISYENKLLSSKNDVINAKVELTSIRTKYRESIAKAESDKYSAMSNMYDAETTVSKLQNQYMNYSVRTGMYYITAPQNGYVTKAIQTGIGETIKEGASIVSIMPSDYTLAVEMYVRPIDLPLLEKGQPVRIQFDGWPAVVFSGWPNTSYGTYGGKVYAIDNFISPNGKYRVLVEPDPEDHEWPKAIRVGAGTRNMVLLKDVPIWYELWRQINGFPPDYYKANQSGAGTSDKSSKASDKSKK
- a CDS encoding TolC family protein; the encoded protein is MSIVKKVTCMSFMLMVFMITISEGQQQNIDSATLTLEDFLDIVRTNHPVAIQANLQPEKGEATVRQARGGFDPKAAAKVSEKYFKDYTYYSKNDVGLKVPTWFGIEAKAGYEENKGTYLNPENSTSGAGLWYAGVSVPVGKGLFIDKRRAELRQAQVYQQSSEAERRSMLNDLQYEAGKAYWEWFKSYHSLKVYVEGLQLATERFLAVKQSVKYGDKPAIDTLEASIQVQNRQLSLQQARLDYLNSTALLSIYLWAEGVVPLELDEYTVPSDLSEISALDVNLEYRDRISEMVNAHPKLQLYEYKIADLDIQQRLKRENLKPELNLNYNALNEAMGSDPTAGYSMNNYKWGLEFSFPIFLRKERGALQLADLKIREAQLSFTQQNAQLIYKANTALNAWDNTFDQANTYEQTVENYNQLLTGERKKIPGRRELTIFS
- a CDS encoding IS256 family transposase, giving the protein MNKQEKEELKEKALKQFLKGESLFGKDGAFSPMLKEFLEEALEAEMEDHLSSEEKGRSHGNKRNGKGQKTVKSSLGDVEINTPQDRHSSFEPRIVEKRQRILADNLEKQIIAMYGLGNSLRDIQEHIKEMYDTNISTEVLSDITDRVIPKVKEWQNRPLESVYCIVWLDAMHFKVRDEGKVKHKALYNILGINKQGNKEILGMYLSESEGANFWLQILTELQNRGLKDILIACTDNLKGFSEAIHSIYPQTDVQLCVVHQIRNSLKYVASKEQKVFIQDLKLVYQADTKDQAETALLELEEKWGKKYPVVIRSWNDNWELLSTYFDYSKPIRKLIYTTNPVEGFHRQVRKVTKSKGAFTSDMALMKLVYLVCRRIEKKWTSPLRNWGLTVQQLAIRFEGRLELELKTSQTKK